One window of the Streptococcus parasanguinis ATCC 15912 genome contains the following:
- a CDS encoding carbohydrate ABC transporter permease translates to MKVNKIRMRETLVSYAFLAPILLFFTVFVLAPMIMGFVTSFFNYSMTSFKFVGLENYSRMFADKVFVKSLINTVIIVIGSVPIVVLFSLFVASQTYHQNAIARSFYRFVFFLPVVTGSVAVTVVWKWIYDPLSGILNFVLKSGHVINQNISWLGDKHWALMAIIIILLTTSVGQPIILYIAAMGNIDNSLVEAARVDGATELQVFWKIKWPSLLPTTLYIAIITTINSFQCFALIQLLTSGGPNYSTSTLMYYLYEKAFKLSEYGYANTMGVFLAVMIAIISFAQFKILGNDVEY, encoded by the coding sequence GTGAAGGTAAACAAAATCCGAATGAGGGAGACACTCGTTTCCTACGCATTCCTAGCACCCATTTTACTCTTCTTTACGGTCTTTGTCCTAGCACCCATGATCATGGGCTTTGTGACAAGTTTCTTCAACTATTCTATGACATCCTTTAAGTTTGTCGGTTTAGAAAATTATTCCCGTATGTTTGCGGATAAGGTCTTTGTGAAGTCCTTGATCAATACCGTCATCATCGTTATCGGATCCGTTCCGATCGTCGTATTGTTCTCCTTGTTTGTGGCTTCTCAGACCTACCATCAAAATGCGATTGCACGTTCCTTCTACCGTTTCGTCTTCTTCCTTCCAGTTGTTACAGGGAGTGTAGCGGTAACGGTTGTGTGGAAATGGATCTATGATCCACTATCAGGGATTTTGAACTTTGTATTGAAATCTGGACATGTCATCAACCAAAACATTTCTTGGTTGGGGGACAAACACTGGGCTTTGATGGCCATCATCATTATTTTGTTGACCACTTCAGTTGGTCAACCGATCATCCTCTACATCGCTGCTATGGGAAATATTGATAATTCCCTCGTAGAAGCCGCGCGTGTGGATGGTGCGACAGAACTGCAAGTTTTCTGGAAGATCAAATGGCCAAGCTTGTTGCCAACAACTTTGTACATTGCCATCATCACGACCATTAACTCTTTCCAATGTTTCGCCTTGATCCAATTGTTGACATCTGGTGGTCCTAACTACTCAACGAGTACCCTTATGTACTACCTCTATGAAAAAGCCTTTAAACTCTCTGAATACGGTTATGCCAACACCATGGGTGTCTTCCTTGCGGTGATGATTGCCATTATCAGTTTTGCGCAATTCAAGATCCTTGGAAACGACGTAGAATACTAA
- a CDS encoding carbohydrate ABC transporter permease: MKPTQKKPITAFTVISTIILLLLTVLFIFPFYWILTGAFKSQPDTIMIPPQWWPKTPTMENFQQLMVQNPALQWLWNSVFISLATMLLVCMTSSLAGYVLAKKRFYGQRILFAIFIAAMALPKQVVLVPLVRIINFMGIHDTLAAVILPLVGWPFGVFLMKQFSENIPTELLESAKIDGCGELRTFWSVAFPIVKPGFAALAIFTFINTWNDYFMQLVMLTSRQNLTISLGVATMQAEMATNYGLIMAGAALAAVPIVTVFLVFQKSFTQGITMGAVKG; the protein is encoded by the coding sequence ATGAAACCAACACAAAAGAAACCCATCACTGCCTTTACAGTGATTTCAACGATCATTTTGCTCCTTTTGACAGTCTTGTTCATTTTCCCATTTTATTGGATTTTGACAGGGGCCTTTAAGTCTCAACCAGATACCATCATGATCCCACCTCAATGGTGGCCAAAGACACCAACCATGGAAAACTTCCAACAGTTGATGGTACAAAACCCAGCCCTACAATGGTTGTGGAATAGTGTCTTCATCTCTCTAGCAACCATGCTTTTGGTGTGTATGACCTCTTCCTTGGCAGGTTATGTCTTGGCTAAGAAACGCTTCTATGGGCAACGAATTCTCTTTGCTATCTTTATCGCGGCCATGGCCCTTCCTAAACAAGTTGTCTTAGTTCCATTGGTACGGATTATTAACTTTATGGGAATCCATGATACCCTTGCAGCGGTTATTCTACCATTGGTTGGATGGCCATTCGGGGTCTTCTTGATGAAGCAATTTAGTGAAAACATCCCAACAGAACTCTTAGAATCTGCTAAGATCGATGGTTGTGGAGAGTTGCGAACTTTCTGGAGCGTTGCCTTCCCAATTGTCAAACCGGGATTTGCAGCCCTTGCCATCTTTACCTTTATCAACACCTGGAACGACTACTTTATGCAATTGGTAATGCTGACCTCTCGTCAAAACTTGACTATTTCACTAGGGGTTGCGACCATGCAGGCTGAAATGGCCACCAACTATGGCTTGATCATGGCTGGGGCAGCCCTAGCTGCAGTGCCAATCGTTACGGTCTTCCTCGTGTTCCAAAAATCCTTTACACAAGGGATTACCATGGGAGCGGTCAAAGGATAA
- a CDS encoding YhcH/YjgK/YiaL family protein translates to MIFDDLKNITFYKGIHPNLDQAIDFLYEHRKDSFELGRYDIDGDKVFLVVQENTLNKAENDRFEHHKRYADLHLLVEGHEFSSYGSRVTGEAIAFDEASDIGFVHCQESYPLHLGYHNFAIFFPREPHQPNGYAGQEDIVKKYLFKIAID, encoded by the coding sequence ATGATATTTGATGATTTAAAAAACATCACCTTTTACAAAGGAATCCACCCCAATCTGGATCAGGCCATTGACTTTCTCTATGAGCATCGGAAGGATTCTTTTGAATTGGGGAGATACGATATTGATGGGGATAAGGTCTTTCTCGTCGTTCAAGAAAATACCCTCAACAAAGCAGAAAATGATCGCTTTGAACACCACAAAAGATATGCCGATTTGCATTTATTAGTAGAAGGGCATGAGTTTTCGAGTTATGGATCTCGTGTGACAGGTGAGGCTATCGCATTTGATGAAGCATCGGACATCGGTTTTGTCCATTGTCAGGAGTCTTATCCGCTTCATCTAGGCTATCATAATTTTGCGATTTTCTTTCCAAGGGAGCCTCACCAACCCAATGGCTATGCAGGGCAAGAAGATATCGTGAAAAAATATCTATTTAAAATTGCGATCGATTGA
- a CDS encoding DUF624 domain-containing protein, with protein MSSKGAGLIKTVFNTDNVVMRISEKVLDLVTVNLLFVLSCLPVLTIGIAKISLYQTLFAMKHQRRVPVIRSYAKAFRDNWKIGLQLGSLELIVAGICLFDLFLFWGQTSLAFQALKTICLGLFLFLVLILLAAYPIAARYQLDWKECLQKAMIVTGLHFPWFFVMGSALLLLCMALASSVLAFLLGLMIFFLFGFSSLAFAQVGLMEKIFAQYQE; from the coding sequence ATGTCATCTAAGGGGGCAGGATTGATCAAAACCGTTTTTAACACGGACAATGTAGTGATGCGTATCAGTGAGAAGGTTCTTGACTTGGTAACCGTTAATCTTTTATTTGTGCTAAGTTGTTTACCCGTTCTCACGATTGGAATTGCGAAAATTAGTTTGTATCAGACCTTATTTGCCATGAAGCACCAGCGTCGTGTTCCGGTGATTCGTAGTTATGCGAAGGCTTTTCGGGACAATTGGAAAATAGGCTTGCAACTAGGAAGTTTAGAACTGATTGTTGCAGGTATTTGTCTCTTTGATTTATTCTTATTTTGGGGGCAAACTTCCCTAGCTTTCCAAGCTTTGAAAACCATTTGTTTAGGCCTCTTTCTCTTTCTTGTGTTGATCTTATTGGCTGCTTATCCGATTGCGGCCCGCTACCAATTGGATTGGAAAGAGTGTTTGCAAAAAGCCATGATTGTGACAGGCTTGCATTTTCCTTGGTTCTTTGTCATGGGAAGTGCTCTCTTGCTTCTATGTATGGCTCTTGCAAGCTCAGTTTTAGCTTTCCTATTGGGGCTTATGATCTTTTTCTTGTTTGGCTTTTCAAGCTTGGCTTTTGCACAAGTTGGATTAATGGAAAAGATTTTCGCCCAGTACCAAGAATAA
- a CDS encoding dihydrodipicolinate synthase family protein: MSDLKKYEGVIPAFYACYDDQGEISPERVRALVEYFIAKGVQGLYVNGSSGECIYQSVADRKLILEEVMAVAKGKLTIIAHVACNNTKDSVELARHAEELGVDAIAAIPPIYFRLPEYSVAHYWNEISAAAPNTDFVIYNIPQLAGVALTPSLYKEMLKNPRVIGVKNSSMPVQDIQTFASFGGDDHIVFNGPDEQFLGGRLMGAHAGIGGTYGAMPELFLKLNQLIAEKDLETARALQFAINDIIGVLTSAHGNMYAVIKAVLRINEGLDLGSVRSPLTPVVEADQEVIQRAAQLIQDTKARFL, encoded by the coding sequence ATGTCAGATTTAAAAAAATATGAAGGAGTCATCCCCGCTTTTTACGCCTGCTATGATGACCAAGGAGAAATTAGCCCGGAGCGGGTACGTGCGCTGGTAGAATATTTTATCGCGAAAGGTGTGCAGGGCTTGTATGTCAACGGATCCTCTGGCGAATGTATTTACCAGAGCGTGGCCGATCGCAAGCTGATCTTGGAAGAAGTGATGGCAGTAGCTAAAGGGAAATTGACCATCATTGCTCACGTAGCCTGCAACAACACCAAGGATAGCGTGGAATTGGCACGACATGCAGAAGAACTAGGAGTGGATGCCATTGCGGCCATTCCGCCGATCTATTTCCGCTTGCCAGAATACAGTGTGGCCCACTACTGGAATGAAATCAGTGCAGCCGCACCCAATACAGACTTTGTCATCTATAATATCCCGCAATTGGCAGGGGTTGCTTTGACACCGAGTCTTTACAAGGAAATGTTGAAAAACCCACGGGTGATTGGGGTCAAGAATTCTTCGATGCCTGTTCAGGACATTCAAACCTTTGCTTCTTTCGGAGGCGACGACCACATTGTCTTTAATGGTCCAGATGAACAATTCTTAGGTGGCCGTCTCATGGGAGCGCATGCTGGGATCGGTGGTACCTATGGTGCGATGCCAGAACTTTTCTTGAAGCTCAATCAGCTGATTGCTGAGAAAGATTTAGAGACTGCGCGTGCCTTGCAGTTTGCCATCAATGATATTATCGGAGTCTTGACGTCTGCTCATGGCAATATGTATGCAGTCATCAAAGCGGTTTTGCGCATCAATGAAGGTTTGGACTTGGGATCTGTTCGCTCCCCTTTGACGCCAGTAGTAGAAGCGGATCAAGAAGTGATTCAACGTGCTGCTCAACTCATTCAGGACACAAAAGCCAGATTCCTTTGA
- a CDS encoding ROK family protein yields MNPYVVIDIGGTSIKYGLADAKGQLLETHEMPTEAQKGGPHILNTTKEIVARYLKKHPLAGVAISSAGMVDPDKGEIFYAGPQIPNYAGTQFKKEIEETFQIPCEIENDVNCAGLAEVTTGHAKGSNNAVCLTIGTGIGGCLLLDGQVFHGFSNSACEVGYLHLPDGAFQDLASTTALVEYVAEHHGDPVEQWNGRRIFKRATEGDKICMAGIDRMVAYLGKGLANIVYVVNPEVIVLGGGIMAQEAILKPKIYQTLCAELVPSLADKIRLEFAHHQNAAGMLGAYYHFRQKHGT; encoded by the coding sequence ATGAATCCATATGTTGTAATTGATATCGGAGGGACCAGTATCAAGTATGGTCTAGCTGATGCAAAAGGGCAACTCCTAGAGACCCATGAAATGCCAACGGAGGCCCAAAAAGGAGGACCTCACATTCTTAACACAACAAAGGAAATCGTAGCCCGTTATTTGAAGAAGCATCCCTTGGCAGGGGTTGCGATTTCTTCGGCCGGAATGGTCGATCCTGATAAGGGAGAAATCTTTTATGCAGGCCCACAAATTCCCAACTATGCAGGCACCCAATTCAAAAAGGAAATTGAAGAGACCTTTCAGATCCCTTGCGAGATTGAAAATGATGTCAACTGTGCCGGTCTCGCAGAGGTCACTACAGGCCATGCAAAAGGATCGAACAATGCTGTTTGCTTGACAATTGGGACAGGGATCGGCGGTTGCCTCTTGCTCGATGGTCAAGTCTTTCATGGCTTTAGCAATTCAGCCTGTGAGGTTGGCTATCTTCATTTGCCAGACGGTGCCTTTCAGGATCTAGCTTCAACGACGGCTTTGGTCGAGTATGTGGCAGAACATCATGGTGATCCTGTGGAACAGTGGAATGGTCGTCGGATCTTCAAGCGGGCAACGGAAGGAGATAAAATCTGTATGGCTGGAATTGATCGGATGGTGGCCTATCTTGGAAAAGGACTGGCCAATATCGTTTATGTGGTCAATCCAGAGGTCATCGTTCTTGGAGGGGGGATTATGGCTCAGGAAGCGATCCTGAAACCTAAAATCTATCAAACACTGTGTGCGGAACTCGTTCCTAGCCTAGCAGATAAGATCCGTTTGGAATTTGCCCACCATCAAAACGCCGCGGGTATGTTGGGGGCTTACTACCACTTTAGACAAAAACATGGAACATAA
- a CDS encoding MurR/RpiR family transcriptional regulator, whose product MKQDQDLRTIIASHEAELTDMERDIAQYFLSSEARQHSLSSSRVTELLHVSKAALTRFSQKCGFTGYREFVYHFNEETKNQKQVQEHDELTLSVLQRYHHISNVTESLVKDSQLDRVAELIDQADRVYFFGIGSSGLVAREMKLRFMRLGVVCEALTDQDGFTWTTSILDSSCLVIGFSLSGSTNSITDSLLDAKEKGAKTVLVTANPAAIHQGFTEVLPAAPLPSSTYIDRISAILPLLIVVDLIYAHFLNKSREQKEIVFNSYWENKKLSSQRSRKS is encoded by the coding sequence GTGAAACAAGATCAAGATTTACGCACTATTATCGCCAGCCACGAAGCTGAGTTAACGGATATGGAACGCGACATTGCCCAGTACTTTTTATCATCCGAAGCACGACAGCACTCCCTGTCCTCTTCTCGCGTAACGGAGTTACTCCATGTCTCAAAGGCAGCTTTAACGCGTTTCTCTCAAAAATGTGGCTTCACTGGCTATCGGGAATTTGTCTATCACTTTAACGAAGAAACCAAAAATCAAAAACAGGTGCAAGAGCATGACGAACTCACTCTCAGTGTCTTGCAACGCTACCACCATATCAGTAACGTCACTGAAAGTCTGGTAAAAGATTCCCAATTAGATCGGGTAGCTGAACTAATTGATCAAGCGGACCGAGTCTATTTCTTCGGGATTGGTAGTTCCGGTTTAGTCGCTCGAGAAATGAAATTGCGCTTTATGCGCCTGGGGGTTGTTTGTGAAGCCCTAACCGATCAAGATGGGTTTACATGGACGACCAGTATTCTCGATTCCTCTTGTTTAGTCATCGGTTTCTCATTATCAGGAAGCACAAATTCCATTACAGACAGTCTTTTGGATGCCAAAGAAAAAGGGGCTAAGACGGTTCTTGTGACCGCTAATCCTGCTGCTATCCACCAAGGATTCACAGAAGTGTTACCGGCCGCACCCCTTCCTAGTAGTACCTATATCGATCGAATCTCTGCGATTTTACCACTCCTCATTGTGGTCGATTTGATCTATGCTCATTTCCTTAATAAAAGCCGAGAACAAAAGGAAATTGTCTTTAATAGCTACTGGGAAAACAAAAAGCTTTCTAGTCAACGTTCTCGAAAATCTTAA
- a CDS encoding V-type ATP synthase subunit I, whose product MAVSQMQKLSLILPKDDLDSLLLALQSEAKIQIYDLSEQEEWQAAFEANTLSQPLTEDNRQALVELQKRQEQVEKMIQTLEPYMPEKKALQALKEEPLSLSFDDLQAHGMIRDEDLLLTKLKRQLRVLDKARQKIADAKGEIERLEKWRPLEVTPAALATFHYVHGLIGTIPNSDTDAVRSSLKAHPELELEEVFTSETEHGYVILYRSGDRVAVQELLEEHGFKELDYEEEQVPAAYLDRLEGEIKEQEAVVAATLAELQNSQKELDQLKYQMDYLLSLGAREEAKALLASTQSLVALEGWIETSQVASLRDFLQEGFGSRVLLETRDVTEKDWDDVPIQLRNNALVEPFELVTEMYALPKYYEQDPTPIVSLFYFVFFGMMVADIGYGLLLTVATGFALKAFKLKPGTAKNLRFFSLLGISVALWGVVYGSFFGFEMPFALISTTSNAMTILILSVVFGFVTVLVGLFLGGMKNIRLKDYTEAYNAGFAWVLILLGLMLLAVGNILPGMSLLVPIGKWLAILNAIGILIVSIVSAKKLSGLASGLFNLYNVSGYVGDLVSFTRLMALGLSGASIGSAFNLIVNLFPPLGRFTVGLLLFIVLHAINMFLSFLSGYVHGARLIFVEFFGKFYEGGGKPFRPLKPSERYIKTKK is encoded by the coding sequence ATGGCCGTTAGTCAGATGCAAAAACTGTCCCTCATCTTGCCCAAAGATGACTTGGACAGTCTCCTACTAGCGCTACAGTCTGAGGCAAAAATCCAGATTTATGACCTCAGTGAACAGGAAGAATGGCAGGCTGCCTTTGAGGCAAATACCTTGTCTCAACCCTTGACAGAGGACAATCGTCAAGCCTTGGTAGAGCTGCAAAAACGTCAAGAACAAGTTGAAAAAATGATTCAGACTCTAGAGCCCTACATGCCTGAGAAGAAGGCTCTGCAAGCTCTGAAGGAAGAACCCTTAAGCTTGTCTTTTGATGACTTGCAGGCTCACGGGATGATTCGAGACGAGGATCTCCTATTGACCAAGTTGAAACGTCAATTGCGCGTGTTAGACAAGGCTCGTCAGAAGATTGCGGATGCAAAGGGAGAGATAGAGCGCTTAGAAAAATGGCGACCGTTAGAGGTGACACCAGCTGCCCTCGCTACTTTTCACTATGTGCATGGCTTGATCGGGACGATTCCGAATAGTGATACAGACGCTGTTCGTTCTTCCTTAAAAGCTCATCCAGAGCTGGAGTTAGAAGAAGTCTTTACGTCTGAGACTGAACACGGCTATGTCATCTTGTATCGTTCGGGAGACCGTGTAGCTGTTCAGGAACTTCTGGAAGAACATGGGTTCAAAGAATTGGACTATGAAGAAGAGCAGGTCCCGGCCGCCTACTTGGATCGCCTAGAAGGGGAAATCAAAGAGCAGGAAGCTGTAGTTGCAGCCACCCTAGCCGAGTTGCAAAACTCCCAGAAGGAGTTGGACCAGCTCAAGTACCAGATGGATTACTTGTTGAGCTTGGGAGCTCGTGAGGAAGCCAAGGCGCTTCTTGCCAGCACGCAAAGTTTGGTAGCCTTAGAGGGTTGGATTGAAACATCCCAAGTGGCCTCATTACGAGACTTCTTGCAAGAAGGCTTTGGATCTCGGGTCCTACTAGAGACACGAGATGTGACGGAAAAAGATTGGGATGACGTTCCGATCCAGTTGCGAAATAATGCCTTGGTAGAGCCTTTTGAATTAGTCACAGAGATGTACGCCCTACCTAAGTATTACGAGCAAGATCCGACACCGATCGTTTCTCTCTTCTACTTTGTTTTCTTTGGCATGATGGTCGCAGATATCGGTTATGGACTGTTACTAACGGTAGCGACAGGCTTTGCCCTTAAAGCCTTCAAGCTCAAGCCTGGTACAGCGAAGAACCTTCGTTTCTTCAGTCTCCTCGGGATTTCAGTTGCCCTTTGGGGTGTGGTCTATGGCTCTTTCTTTGGATTTGAGATGCCTTTTGCCCTGATCAGTACGACCAGTAACGCCATGACCATCCTGATCCTTTCAGTGGTCTTTGGTTTTGTCACTGTCTTAGTGGGACTGTTCCTAGGGGGGATGAAAAATATTCGCCTCAAAGACTACACGGAAGCCTATAATGCTGGCTTTGCTTGGGTCTTGATCCTACTTGGTTTAATGCTTCTAGCAGTAGGCAATATCTTGCCAGGAATGAGCCTTCTAGTTCCGATCGGCAAGTGGCTGGCTATTTTGAATGCCATTGGGATCTTGATTGTTTCCATTGTCAGTGCCAAGAAGCTATCTGGTCTAGCCTCTGGTCTCTTTAACCTCTACAATGTTAGTGGGTATGTTGGAGACTTGGTCAGCTTCACCCGTTTGATGGCCTTGGGCTTGTCTGGAGCTAGTATCGGTTCGGCCTTTAACCTCATTGTCAATCTCTTCCCACCGCTTGGACGGTTTACGGTAGGGCTTCTGCTCTTTATCGTCCTACATGCCATTAATATGTTCCTGTCCTTCTTGTCAGGATATGTGCATGGAGCCCGTTTGATCTTTGTGGAGTTCTTCGGTAAGTTCTACGAAGGAGGAGGCAAGCCATTTCGTCCTCTCAAACCTTCTGAACGCTATATTAAAACAAAAAAATAA
- a CDS encoding V-type ATP synthase subunit K has protein sequence MESLASYFSAHGGAFFAAFGVAIAVALSGMGSALGVGKTGQAAAALLKEQPEKFAQALILQLLPGTQGLYGFVIGILIWLQIKPDMPLETGVAYFFTALPVAIVGYFSAKHQGNVATAGMQILAKRPEDMMKGVILAAMVETYAILAFVVSFLLTLRVG, from the coding sequence ATGGAATCTTTAGCATCATATTTTTCAGCCCATGGGGGCGCCTTCTTTGCAGCATTTGGTGTAGCGATCGCCGTTGCACTTAGTGGAATGGGATCTGCCCTTGGGGTTGGTAAAACGGGTCAAGCAGCAGCAGCGCTCTTGAAAGAACAACCTGAAAAATTTGCCCAAGCCTTGATTTTGCAATTGTTGCCAGGTACACAAGGTTTGTACGGTTTCGTTATCGGGATCTTGATCTGGTTGCAAATTAAGCCAGATATGCCACTTGAAACAGGGGTTGCTTACTTCTTTACAGCTCTTCCAGTTGCGATCGTTGGTTATTTCTCAGCCAAACACCAAGGAAATGTTGCGACAGCAGGGATGCAAATCTTGGCCAAACGCCCTGAAGACATGATGAAAGGGGTTATCCTTGCGGCCATGGTTGAAACCTACGCCATCTTGGCCTTCGTTGTGTCCTTCCTATTGACCCTACGCGTCGGCTAA
- a CDS encoding V-type ATP synthase subunit E family protein, translating to MDEQTQLKDSILAQAHEKGRKLLEEAKETILKEETAQEERLIQDKLNQRSEQLKRIQRQLQRETQQIENKKRQSTLVTKQRVLKDLFADAYEAMVAWPLEKEMQFVDAVLERYQGQVVTLTFGAVSAAKFDSAALERLKQTHQNVTVADATIPAQAGFVLSVGKIDDNYLYRDLVDSIWEQESYQMAASIFTDEEN from the coding sequence ATGGATGAACAAACCCAATTAAAGGATTCAATCTTGGCCCAAGCCCACGAAAAAGGGCGTAAACTCTTAGAAGAGGCCAAGGAAACCATCCTAAAAGAAGAGACTGCGCAAGAAGAGCGTTTGATTCAAGATAAACTCAATCAACGCTCCGAGCAGCTCAAGCGGATTCAACGTCAATTGCAACGTGAAACCCAACAAATCGAAAATAAAAAACGCCAATCAACCCTTGTCACCAAGCAACGAGTCTTAAAGGATCTCTTTGCAGATGCTTATGAAGCGATGGTGGCTTGGCCCCTTGAAAAGGAAATGCAGTTTGTAGATGCGGTCTTAGAGCGCTATCAGGGACAAGTTGTGACCCTGACCTTCGGGGCGGTGAGCGCTGCTAAATTTGATTCAGCAGCTCTCGAGAGATTGAAGCAGACGCATCAGAATGTGACAGTTGCAGATGCAACAATCCCAGCTCAAGCAGGCTTTGTCCTGTCGGTTGGGAAGATTGATGACAACTATCTCTACCGTGATTTGGTGGATTCCATTTGGGAGCAAGAAAGCTACCAGATGGCAGCCAGCATTTTCACAGATGAAGAGAACTAG
- a CDS encoding V-type ATPase subunit: MSERTYSQVNTGISVREASFVSPSQFEQLLASPSSESREVLLQGTPYALDSKEIKDLAALEARLMAALLAEYQWAFEVAPESDLVSLFTLKYTYHNLKVYLKHKATERKLGHLLIPIGPYSLDVLEHLVATFSAEHCPAFMAEEVAATWQEFQDYQDLRVLEIGMDLAYFKHLRYLGDSLDHPILKQLVDVTIDFYNAITVKRALDQQKPHSFMHQLLSDEGSLSAHQVIDLLESGQWLTWFYQVNPLAYDLALETYEEKMRTGQLKTVELEYLESLVKFSLLDAGRFEVDGPLPLVRYLYGKELEVTNLRLVLSGLDNGFPLAEIKERMRPIYGQTDL, translated from the coding sequence ATGAGCGAACGGACCTATTCTCAAGTCAATACAGGAATCAGCGTACGTGAGGCTAGTTTTGTCAGTCCCAGTCAGTTCGAGCAGTTGCTTGCAAGTCCCTCCAGCGAGAGTCGAGAAGTCTTGCTACAAGGTACACCTTATGCTTTAGATAGCAAGGAGATCAAGGATTTAGCAGCCCTTGAAGCCCGCCTGATGGCAGCCTTGTTGGCAGAATACCAATGGGCTTTCGAAGTGGCCCCTGAGTCAGACTTGGTTAGCCTTTTTACCTTGAAATACACCTATCATAATCTCAAGGTTTATCTAAAACACAAGGCGACAGAGCGCAAGTTAGGGCACTTATTGATCCCTATCGGCCCTTATTCTCTCGATGTGCTCGAGCATTTGGTGGCGACCTTTTCTGCGGAGCATTGTCCGGCCTTTATGGCGGAAGAAGTGGCTGCAACCTGGCAAGAATTCCAAGACTATCAGGACTTGCGGGTTCTCGAAATCGGGATGGATTTAGCTTATTTTAAACACCTGAGATACTTAGGGGACAGTCTAGATCATCCAATTCTGAAGCAGTTGGTGGACGTGACCATTGACTTTTACAATGCGATTACGGTCAAGCGGGCCTTGGATCAGCAAAAACCGCATAGCTTTATGCACCAATTACTTTCAGATGAAGGGAGCCTCAGTGCCCATCAGGTGATCGACCTGCTAGAATCCGGTCAGTGGTTGACCTGGTTTTATCAAGTTAATCCACTGGCCTACGATCTCGCCTTAGAGACTTATGAAGAAAAGATGCGCACCGGTCAACTAAAGACCGTAGAGTTGGAGTATTTAGAAAGTTTGGTGAAATTCAGTCTTCTAGACGCTGGCCGTTTTGAAGTCGATGGACCACTCCCTCTTGTTCGTTATCTTTACGGAAAAGAGTTAGAGGTGACCAACCTTCGTTTGGTCCTCTCTGGTTTGGATAATGGTTTTCCGCTAGCAGAAATCAAAGAAAGGATGAGACCGATTTATGGACAAACAGACCTATAA
- a CDS encoding V-type ATP synthase subunit F: MDKQTYKIAVVGNRDAILPFRLIGFQTYPVTEPQEAINTLRKLSRENFGIIYLTEDIAQAIPDTVAFYDQQLTPALILIPTHRGTTGLGQQRIRDNVEKAVGQDIL; the protein is encoded by the coding sequence ATGGACAAACAGACCTATAAGATCGCCGTTGTGGGCAATCGGGACGCCATCCTTCCTTTTCGCCTGATTGGCTTTCAAACCTATCCGGTCACAGAGCCACAAGAAGCGATCAATACCTTGCGAAAACTCAGTCGGGAAAACTTCGGGATTATCTACCTGACAGAGGATATTGCTCAGGCCATTCCAGATACAGTAGCTTTTTACGACCAGCAGCTGACACCGGCTCTGATCCTTATCCCGACCCATAGAGGGACTACAGGACTGGGCCAACAGCGGATTCGTGATAATGTCGAAAAAGCAGTAGGACAGGATATTTTATGA
- a CDS encoding GNAT family N-acetyltransferase translates to MRTNEFGQAIGDALPDFTPGLLPAIERIEGRYTVIERLSKEKHGADLYQVYGPDSPAAMWTFLFKGPARNEEEWDRLLDDLMTAQGRFYYAIVDKDSGKALGTFSLMRIDQANRVIEVGAVTYSPALQKTRMATEAQYLLARYVFEDLGYRRYEWKCDALNQASRKAAERLGFTYEGCFRQAVVYKGRTRDTDWLSIIDQEWPEIKQRFEAWLDPSNFDANGQQKQSLREIAQK, encoded by the coding sequence ATGAGAACAAATGAATTTGGTCAAGCGATTGGCGATGCACTGCCGGATTTTACACCGGGGCTTCTGCCAGCTATTGAGCGGATCGAAGGTCGCTATACCGTGATCGAGCGCCTCTCAAAAGAAAAACATGGAGCAGATCTTTATCAGGTCTACGGGCCGGACTCTCCAGCGGCTATGTGGACCTTTCTGTTCAAAGGCCCTGCCCGCAATGAGGAGGAGTGGGACCGCTTATTAGATGATCTTATGACAGCCCAAGGTCGCTTTTACTATGCGATTGTAGACAAAGATTCAGGCAAGGCTTTGGGAACTTTCTCTCTCATGCGGATCGATCAAGCTAATCGGGTGATCGAAGTCGGAGCAGTGACCTACTCACCAGCGCTCCAAAAGACACGCATGGCTACGGAAGCCCAGTATCTGTTAGCGCGCTACGTGTTTGAAGATTTAGGCTACCGCCGCTATGAGTGGAAATGCGATGCCTTAAACCAAGCATCTCGCAAAGCAGCTGAGCGCTTAGGGTTCACCTATGAAGGCTGTTTCCGTCAGGCTGTTGTTTATAAAGGTCGGACCCGTGATACAGACTGGTTGTCCATCATTGACCAAGAATGGCCAGAAATCAAACAGCGCTTCGAAGCCTGGTTGGATCCAAGCAATTTCGACGCCAATGGCCAACAAAAGCAATCTCTAAGAGAGATAGCACAAAAGTAA